One genomic segment of Jaculus jaculus isolate mJacJac1 chromosome 2, mJacJac1.mat.Y.cur, whole genome shotgun sequence includes these proteins:
- the Naa11 gene encoding LOW QUALITY PROTEIN: N-alpha-acetyltransferase 11 (The sequence of the model RefSeq protein was modified relative to this genomic sequence to represent the inferred CDS: inserted 2 bases in 1 codon): MNVHSIWPGDLMGTQHCHLLCLHKMKFCFYHGLSCTLSYIAEDKDRSFEGFVMAKVEEDPDDIPQGHLTSLAAXLMNQASRAMIENFSAKSMCLHVRNSNRAALLLCSNTFNFQVHEVEPKHYAEGEDTYGMKRDLSQMAEELRQQLMLKKGGYVLPGSLQRESGKTQDSTLPGSKESAQQQNLEGKASDSKGSSEIEDGAEDLDFVF, encoded by the exons ATGAACGTCCACAGTATCTGGCCAGGCGACCTAATGGGCACGCAGCATTGCCACCTACTCTGCCTGCACAAGATGAAGTTCTGCTTCTATCATGGGCTCTCCTGCACCCTCTCCTACATCGCTGAGGACAAAGACAGGAGCTTCGAGGGCTTCGTGATGGCCAAGGTGGAGGAGGATCCTGATGATATCCCTCAAGGGCACCTCACTTCCCTGGCGGC GCTCATGAACCAGGCCTCGAGGGCCATGATTGAAAACTTCAGCGCCAAGTCCATGTGTCTGCACGTCAGGAACAGCAACAGGGCAGCTTTACTCCTGTGTTCCAACACCTTCAACTTCCAGGTTCACGAGGTGGAGCCCAAACACTACGCAGAGGGGGAAGATACCTATGGCATGAAGCGGGATCTCTCCCAGATGGCAGAGGAGCTGAGACAGCAGCTGATGCTGAAGAAAGGCGGATATGTGCTTCCAGGCTCCCTGCAGAGGGAGAGTGGGAAGACTCAGGACAGCACCCTTCCGGGCTCCAAAGAGTCTGCTCAGCAACAGAACCTGGAAGGCAAGGCTAGTGACAGCAAAGGCAGCAGTGAAATTGAGGACGGTGCAGAAGACTTAGATTTTGTGTTCTAA